A window from Listeria seeligeri serovar 1/2b str. SLCC3954 encodes these proteins:
- the eetA gene encoding flavin-based extracellular electron transfer system protein EetA, with protein MKKYLYMVKRWDIIIILSLCVLSFLPIAIFSYVKANEPPPASGKTELVAVISVDSKEYKTVKLTGHKGTESFDVEQPDGHTNTIEVSGEKIRISKANCNDQVCVRTGAIEKQGDTVVCLPHKLVIEVKASDGSSGDSDDPIISS; from the coding sequence GTGAAGAAATATTTATATATGGTAAAACGTTGGGATATTATTATTATTTTATCTCTTTGTGTGCTTTCATTTTTGCCGATTGCTATTTTTTCGTATGTTAAAGCTAACGAGCCTCCTCCTGCTAGTGGAAAAACAGAGCTTGTCGCAGTTATTTCGGTTGATAGTAAAGAGTACAAAACCGTCAAACTCACTGGACATAAGGGAACCGAAAGCTTTGATGTGGAGCAACCAGATGGACATACGAATACGATTGAAGTGTCTGGGGAAAAGATTCGGATTAGTAAGGCGAACTGTAACGATCAAGTCTGTGTCCGAACTGGGGCTATTGAAAAGCAAGGCGATACAGTCGTTTGCTTGCCACACAAACTAGTAATAGAAGTAAAAGCGAGCGATGGGAGTTCAGGCGATTCAGATGATCCAATTATCTCTTCCTGA
- the eetB gene encoding flavinylation system FAD exporter subunit EetB — MTKNRRLVYIALLAAQAVVISLLERAIPFPFAFAPGAKLGLANIITCISLYTLSAKDTFMIICIRLVLSTLLGGTISTFMYSAAGAILSFLGMWLVQQLGPKRVSIIGVSVTGGILHNVGQLVIASWIAGTWSVMLYLPVLSFIGILSGIAVGIAANYLLKNVQTLRMFADAKQNQAAAQK; from the coding sequence ATGACAAAAAATAGACGATTAGTATATATAGCGCTACTGGCCGCGCAAGCAGTTGTTATTAGTTTGCTAGAGCGAGCAATTCCGTTTCCTTTTGCGTTTGCACCGGGAGCAAAACTTGGGCTAGCTAATATTATTACTTGTATTTCACTTTATACGTTGTCGGCAAAGGATACGTTTATGATTATCTGCATCCGGCTGGTGTTATCGACTTTGCTTGGTGGAACGATTTCTACATTTATGTACAGTGCTGCTGGAGCGATTTTAAGTTTCCTCGGCATGTGGCTAGTACAACAACTTGGGCCAAAACGTGTCAGTATTATTGGTGTTAGTGTCACGGGAGGAATTTTACATAATGTGGGTCAGCTCGTTATCGCAAGTTGGATTGCGGGTACTTGGTCCGTTATGCTCTACCTGCCAGTGTTATCGTTTATTGGAATTCTATCTGGAATTGCAGTTGGGATTGCGGCAAACTACCTACTTAAAAATGTCCAAACTTTACGTATGTTTGCTGATGCTAAACAAAATCAAGCAGCGGCACAAAAATAA
- a CDS encoding polyprenyl synthetase family protein, which yields MQLHAMWDDYPALSDDLKEVLQTIEKNIQIRDKHVEKNVKDLIHAGGKLLRPAFALLSAQAGPDFDKDRAVSIAAALEVLHMATLIHDDVVDDSPLRRGIPTIHSKYGRNYAVYTGDYLFCICFKILSAHASSVENIEFNSKNIEKILMGELDQMRTSYKMDVTVREYLTRISGKTAQLFALSCYSGATGSKASRMTVAKCYNIGHYLGMAFQIIDDVLDYTSTDEGLGKPVLNDMKQGIYSLPLIYAMKGHLAEFEPLLSQKLAMSDAASEQVLALISKYNGVEQAFKLANKYTNKALREIKKLPAGSYRDDMYRLTKSILDRDI from the coding sequence ATGCAACTTCATGCTATGTGGGATGATTATCCTGCTCTTTCCGATGATTTAAAAGAAGTTTTACAAACAATTGAAAAAAACATTCAAATTCGCGATAAACATGTGGAGAAAAATGTAAAAGATTTGATTCATGCTGGTGGAAAATTATTGCGCCCTGCTTTTGCGCTACTTTCAGCTCAAGCCGGTCCTGATTTTGACAAAGATCGTGCGGTTTCGATTGCGGCAGCCTTAGAAGTTCTTCATATGGCGACACTAATCCATGATGATGTTGTGGATGATTCTCCTCTCCGCCGAGGTATTCCAACAATCCACTCTAAATATGGCCGAAATTACGCGGTCTACACTGGTGACTATCTATTTTGTATTTGTTTTAAAATCCTATCTGCGCATGCTTCTTCTGTTGAAAATATTGAATTTAATAGTAAAAATATAGAAAAAATATTGATGGGCGAACTGGATCAAATGCGTACAAGCTACAAAATGGACGTAACTGTGCGTGAATATTTGACGCGGATTTCTGGTAAAACAGCTCAACTTTTTGCTCTTAGCTGCTATTCTGGCGCTACTGGTAGTAAAGCTTCCCGAATGACTGTCGCTAAATGTTATAATATCGGGCATTATCTTGGCATGGCTTTTCAAATTATTGATGACGTGCTTGACTACACCAGTACCGATGAAGGCCTAGGCAAACCGGTTTTAAATGATATGAAACAAGGCATTTATTCTCTGCCGCTAATTTATGCGATGAAAGGACATTTGGCAGAATTCGAACCACTTCTGTCACAAAAACTAGCTATGTCTGACGCTGCATCTGAACAAGTTTTAGCACTTATTTCTAAATATAATGGTGTCGAACAAGCGTTTAAACTCGCAAATAAGTATACTAATAAAGCGCTACGTGAAATTAAAAAACTACCAGCCGGCTCGTATCGTGATGATATGTACCGTTTAACGAAAAGTATTCTGGACCGAGATATTTAA
- a CDS encoding metallophosphoesterase: protein MIRFLKIVLPILAACFLVACSSASGKTEKITTAIDKDRDLSIVETTDVHYLDPSLTDNGTAFEKYVAAGDGKQLAYSDEITDAFLDDVKAQKTDVLIISGDLTNNGEKASHEGLAKKLTAVEKTGTQVFVVPGNHDINNPWARKFEKDKQMPTDTISPKDFSEIYGDFGYDEAISSDDFSLSYLAAPSSKVWLLMLDTAIYKTNMQQGTPTTEGGLTAGTLDWIKECSALAEKNGAKLIPVMHHNLTDHSEVIQKGYTINYNQQVIDTLTAGNMDFSLSGHIHTQNIRAAESTNGKKITDIVTNALSVYPHKYGNITYNAEKENFTYQSQKLDIEGWAKKNDATDKNLLNFDQFDYETFYNSGYDKAIVDLMTSESFKSYSQSDKEKMADTMGLNNMYFFAGTAPPKSAGMALWDDAPNSFLKDYVLSTSNPPKTSNDHYVSP from the coding sequence GTGATTCGATTTTTAAAGATAGTTTTACCTATTTTAGCTGCTTGTTTTTTAGTGGCCTGTAGTTCAGCAAGTGGCAAAACAGAAAAGATTACTACCGCAATAGATAAAGACCGAGATCTATCTATTGTCGAAACCACAGATGTGCATTATCTTGATCCGTCGTTAACAGATAATGGCACTGCATTCGAAAAATATGTAGCGGCAGGCGATGGTAAACAACTTGCTTATAGCGATGAAATAACCGATGCTTTTTTAGATGATGTAAAAGCGCAAAAAACCGATGTATTGATTATTAGTGGTGATTTAACCAACAACGGCGAGAAAGCTAGCCATGAAGGTTTGGCTAAAAAGCTTACTGCCGTAGAAAAAACAGGGACTCAAGTATTTGTTGTACCAGGAAATCATGATATTAATAACCCCTGGGCTCGTAAATTTGAAAAAGATAAACAAATGCCGACAGATACTATTTCACCAAAAGATTTCAGTGAAATTTATGGCGATTTTGGATATGATGAAGCTATTTCAAGTGACGATTTTTCACTGAGTTATTTAGCTGCTCCTTCATCCAAAGTATGGTTATTAATGCTTGATACCGCGATTTACAAAACGAATATGCAACAAGGTACGCCAACAACGGAAGGTGGATTAACTGCCGGAACTCTAGATTGGATAAAAGAATGTAGCGCACTTGCTGAGAAAAATGGCGCTAAGCTTATTCCCGTGATGCATCACAATCTGACCGACCACAGCGAAGTTATCCAAAAAGGCTATACGATTAACTACAATCAACAAGTAATCGATACACTTACTGCGGGCAATATGGATTTTTCTCTTAGCGGACATATTCATACGCAAAATATCCGTGCAGCCGAAAGTACTAATGGTAAAAAAATCACAGACATCGTGACTAATGCGCTATCTGTTTATCCACATAAGTACGGCAATATCACTTATAATGCTGAAAAAGAAAATTTCACTTATCAGTCGCAAAAACTAGATATTGAAGGCTGGGCGAAAAAGAATGATGCAACGGATAAAAACTTACTGAATTTCGATCAGTTCGACTACGAAACTTTTTACAATAGTGGCTATGATAAAGCGATTGTTGATTTAATGACAAGTGAATCATTTAAATCCTATAGTCAATCTGACAAAGAAAAAATGGCCGATACGATGGGCTTAAATAATATGTATTTCTTTGCAGGTACCGCTCCACCCAAATCAGCAGGAATGGCACTATGGGATGATGCTCCTAATTCTTTTTTGAAAGATTATGTTTTGAGCACATCTAACCCGCCAAAAACAAGTAATGATCATTATGTTAGTCCGTAA
- a CDS encoding DUF4003 family protein: MDSEYVFESEKATKLLMKNYDLVKTSGVSFIDKRIRFLIARLFAGNNDVINPEKFSEINKEIKRQLGFFTALNGNVRASLAGLLMTNDNASSESINQVISNYNTLIDAGFKRTEYTYFAAYLLLESTEPAQVARKAKIIHELFKKDHPFLTKSEDVTTAVFLANLPEEDTAKLAAITEYYFQAFANKGFRKNDSLQFLATTGTLLYGEENSSFIRKVDNVVEELRRKGVKIKPLHYSSIGILAFVMDGRKIDSGLVNLIDELSQQPGLKFGREFVVALAISMYTEKQSGQMSKEQLEGLMVNVHILIAMEQAAAASAAAAASAAAASS; this comes from the coding sequence ATGGATTCTGAATATGTTTTTGAAAGTGAAAAAGCAACAAAGCTATTAATGAAAAATTACGATTTAGTCAAAACGAGCGGTGTGAGTTTTATTGATAAACGTATTCGATTTTTAATTGCTCGGCTTTTTGCAGGGAATAATGATGTGATTAATCCAGAGAAATTCAGCGAAATCAACAAAGAAATCAAGCGTCAATTAGGTTTCTTTACGGCACTAAATGGCAATGTTCGAGCTTCTTTAGCTGGACTCTTAATGACGAATGATAATGCTAGTTCCGAGAGCATCAACCAAGTCATTTCTAACTACAATACACTAATTGATGCTGGATTTAAACGCACAGAATACACTTATTTTGCTGCCTATTTATTACTAGAATCTACTGAACCTGCCCAAGTTGCCCGAAAAGCAAAAATAATTCACGAGCTTTTCAAAAAAGACCATCCATTTTTAACAAAAAGTGAAGATGTCACGACCGCGGTTTTCTTAGCTAATTTGCCAGAAGAAGATACGGCGAAATTGGCTGCCATCACAGAATATTATTTTCAAGCCTTTGCAAATAAAGGGTTCCGCAAAAATGATAGTTTGCAATTTTTGGCAACGACCGGAACGTTACTTTATGGAGAAGAAAATAGTAGCTTTATTAGAAAAGTAGATAATGTCGTCGAAGAATTGCGTCGAAAAGGAGTTAAAATCAAACCGCTACACTATTCAAGTATCGGGATTTTAGCGTTTGTGATGGATGGACGGAAAATTGATTCGGGGTTGGTTAATTTAATTGATGAATTATCTCAACAGCCGGGACTGAAATTTGGCCGTGAATTTGTTGTAGCGCTAGCAATAAGTATGTATACGGAAAAACAATCTGGTCAGATGAGTAAAGAACAATTAGAAGGATTAATGGTTAATGTGCATATACTAATCGCAATGGAACAGGCAGCTGCAGCAAGTGCCGCAGCCGCAGCGAGTGCAGCCGCGGCATCAAGCTGA
- a CDS encoding SIS domain-containing protein codes for MINNYIDITIRMLENILDNEADYVKEAGAKIAESIENDGIIHLFGCGHSHILTEEVFYRAGGLAAIHPILHEPLMLHEGAAASSVLERKNDYAKTFMTEEDIRPGDVMIVLSTSGRNPVPIDVAEIAREKGAFIIVITSLQYSTSQKSRHTSGKRLSDTGDIVIDNGAVKGDAVLKSANFDIPFAPTSTVTGAAILQAVFAEAIEKMVNDNFTPPVFISGNIENADEHNRALVEKYTLRIPLLGMNL; via the coding sequence ATGATTAACAATTATATTGATATTACCATTCGTATGCTTGAAAATATTCTTGATAATGAAGCCGACTACGTAAAAGAAGCAGGCGCAAAAATTGCTGAATCGATTGAAAATGATGGGATAATACATTTATTTGGTTGTGGACATTCGCACATTTTGACCGAAGAAGTATTTTACCGTGCTGGAGGACTTGCGGCAATTCATCCGATTTTGCATGAGCCATTAATGTTACACGAGGGCGCGGCTGCATCTTCTGTACTTGAACGAAAAAACGATTATGCAAAAACATTCATGACGGAAGAGGATATTCGCCCAGGAGATGTCATGATTGTGTTATCTACATCAGGCCGTAATCCAGTGCCAATCGACGTAGCAGAAATCGCCCGTGAAAAAGGAGCTTTCATCATCGTTATCACTTCTCTTCAATATTCAACGAGCCAAAAATCCCGCCACACATCAGGAAAACGTTTATCCGACACTGGAGATATCGTTATTGATAACGGCGCGGTAAAAGGAGATGCAGTTCTAAAATCGGCTAACTTTGATATTCCATTTGCACCCACTTCAACCGTAACCGGTGCAGCAATTTTACAAGCTGTTTTCGCCGAAGCAATTGAAAAAATGGTAAATGATAATTTCACACCGCCAGTATTTATTAGTGGAAACATCGAAAATGCAGATGAGCATAACCGAGCACTAGTTGAAAAATACACACTGCGAATTCCGTTGCTGGGAATGAATTTATAA
- a CDS encoding KDGP aldolase yields the protein MNKKKFENLPKWNDFALFNFLAKDKENGKEVMDAARGYAVPGIVATNYETAEEAAKAMNELQKTAEVVSIGLGGGGDWNNWRDVLHIARLNPDCHINQPIETAGLTNQLLPETYTNALVRPTGKIGIVKLSSGDEITAEKAVDYCLSAGIPSIKFMSIEGTKYLDELVYLTKVAADKGIYGIEPAGGIGAENIYEITTAIKETGIPFYMPHIFGKTIDKTTGRTKPEEIEKIMAALEGK from the coding sequence TTGAACAAGAAAAAATTCGAAAATCTACCGAAATGGAATGATTTTGCGTTATTTAATTTTTTAGCAAAAGATAAAGAAAATGGGAAAGAAGTAATGGATGCTGCACGTGGTTACGCGGTTCCGGGAATTGTTGCAACTAACTATGAGACTGCCGAAGAAGCTGCAAAGGCAATGAATGAATTACAAAAGACGGCAGAAGTTGTGAGTATCGGCCTAGGTGGTGGCGGTGATTGGAATAATTGGCGCGATGTTCTTCATATTGCTCGCCTAAATCCAGATTGTCACATCAACCAACCAATAGAAACAGCAGGCTTAACGAATCAATTACTACCAGAAACCTATACGAATGCTCTAGTTCGCCCGACTGGGAAAATTGGCATCGTAAAATTATCTTCTGGTGATGAGATTACTGCCGAAAAAGCCGTAGATTATTGTCTTTCTGCTGGCATTCCTTCCATTAAATTTATGAGCATTGAGGGAACTAAGTATTTAGACGAACTGGTTTATTTAACAAAAGTAGCTGCCGACAAAGGGATTTATGGTATCGAGCCAGCTGGTGGAATCGGCGCGGAAAATATTTACGAAATAACTACAGCCATAAAAGAAACCGGAATTCCTTTTTATATGCCACATATTTTTGGAAAAACAATTGATAAAACGACTGGAAGAACGAAACCAGAAGAAATCGAGAAAATCATGGCAGCATTGGAGGGGAAATAA
- a CDS encoding creatininase family protein, protein MLYADENSFDIGAKITKTTPVILPIGAVEAHGPHLPLGTDNILASEYSAKIAAETNAFVLPVLPYGQVWSLQDFPGSLTVSNETVAKMVVEIGESLYRQGFRLFVPVSGHLGNMAALKDAARELYAKFPDMITLHIFYPNIQKLAMDVREGKANHHTYIHACEIETSLMLYLSPENADMTRAIDDPPILPIDADYTPTPWQNFTKTAVLGEATLATAEKGEYLIEKTLKTCVELIKIEQEKIRKSTEME, encoded by the coding sequence GTGTTATATGCAGATGAAAATTCATTTGATATTGGTGCGAAAATTACAAAAACGACGCCAGTAATCTTGCCGATCGGAGCTGTTGAAGCGCACGGGCCACATTTGCCACTAGGAACGGACAACATTTTAGCGTCAGAATATTCTGCTAAAATCGCAGCTGAAACAAATGCTTTTGTACTTCCTGTGTTACCATATGGCCAAGTTTGGAGCTTACAAGATTTCCCCGGAAGCCTAACTGTATCCAATGAAACGGTCGCGAAAATGGTCGTCGAAATTGGAGAAAGTCTTTACCGACAAGGGTTTCGTTTATTTGTTCCGGTAAGTGGACACCTTGGAAATATGGCGGCTTTAAAGGATGCAGCTCGAGAATTATATGCTAAGTTTCCGGACATGATTACCTTGCATATTTTTTATCCTAATATCCAAAAACTTGCGATGGACGTAAGAGAGGGCAAAGCTAACCATCATACTTATATTCATGCTTGTGAAATTGAAACATCGCTCATGCTCTACCTATCTCCAGAAAACGCGGATATGACTCGGGCAATTGATGATCCGCCAATTTTACCAATTGATGCGGATTACACCCCAACGCCGTGGCAAAACTTCACCAAGACAGCTGTTTTAGGAGAAGCAACCTTAGCAACAGCTGAAAAAGGCGAATACTTAATTGAAAAAACGTTAAAAACATGTGTGGAGTTGATAAAAATTGAACAAGAAAAAATTCGAAAATCTACCGAAATGGAATGA
- a CDS encoding phosphotriesterase family protein, with protein sequence MSFIRTFYGDISPDQLGFTYSHEHIVCVPAYWKERNADDLLLDDKEKSQLDVQDFADLGGKTIVDATAVDYGRRVAEVAQISKETGIQIVGTAGFNKSFLWDGKIKPELKPIIGDFETYYDWIEATSIEKLTEFVVNEVEHGLEGTAYKAGQVKFGTGYNMITPLEEKTIRAVARAHHETKAPIHSHTEAGTMALEQIEILKQENVNLEYLSIGHMDRNLDPYYHKQVAKTGAFMSFDGIAKIKYAPESARIAAILYLVSEGFEDQILVSGDTARKTYYKHYGYGPGLEYIAKKWVPRFIDEANEKGFDGEKLVRKFFVDNPARCFTFKK encoded by the coding sequence ATGAGCTTTATTCGTACTTTTTATGGAGATATTTCCCCGGACCAATTGGGGTTCACTTACTCACATGAACATATTGTTTGTGTTCCAGCTTACTGGAAAGAACGCAACGCAGATGATTTACTTTTAGATGATAAAGAAAAATCACAATTAGATGTACAAGACTTTGCTGATTTAGGCGGAAAAACCATTGTTGATGCGACGGCGGTTGATTATGGCCGAAGAGTAGCAGAAGTCGCCCAAATTTCCAAAGAAACAGGGATCCAAATTGTTGGTACGGCAGGTTTTAATAAAAGTTTCTTATGGGATGGAAAAATCAAACCAGAATTAAAACCGATTATTGGTGATTTTGAGACTTACTATGATTGGATTGAAGCAACATCTATCGAAAAATTAACGGAATTTGTCGTAAATGAAGTAGAGCATGGACTTGAAGGAACTGCATACAAGGCCGGTCAGGTGAAATTTGGGACAGGCTACAATATGATCACCCCTTTAGAAGAAAAGACAATACGCGCAGTAGCAAGAGCTCACCACGAGACAAAAGCGCCAATTCACTCCCATACAGAAGCAGGGACAATGGCTTTAGAACAAATCGAAATTTTAAAACAGGAAAATGTGAACCTAGAATACCTTTCTATTGGACATATGGATCGCAATTTAGACCCTTATTACCACAAACAAGTTGCAAAAACAGGTGCTTTCATGTCATTTGATGGAATTGCCAAAATTAAATATGCACCAGAAAGTGCTCGAATTGCTGCGATTCTATATCTAGTATCAGAAGGATTTGAAGACCAAATTCTCGTTAGTGGCGATACCGCGCGGAAAACCTATTATAAACATTATGGTTACGGACCAGGTCTTGAGTATATCGCCAAAAAATGGGTTCCTCGTTTTATTGATGAAGCGAACGAAAAAGGCTTTGATGGAGAAAAATTAGTTCGAAAATTCTTCGTAGATAACCCAGCAAGATGTTTTACATTCAAAAAATAG
- a CDS encoding PTS ascorbate transporter subunit IIC: MEIITWIANNFFGTPAILLGFIVLLGLLLQKKNLSQVISGTFKAIIGFLIINAGAAVITGSLGIFEPMWKEVFGLETPPLAGFLGQEAFNAKFGSAVTLAMTLGFLVNVLLARFTPFKYIYLTGHMMFWTTTIFAGITIQAVGGDIPFWGLVLFLAVIMGLYWTLQPAITQPFLRKITGNDNVALGHTSSSVAILSALLGKVFGNKKNDAENINLPKKLEFLRDSNVITALTMGILFVVGAVILMVKKTPGAEKLIAEAGNQSFIVYSIVQSFTFAAGIAIVLVGVRMFIGEIVPAFNGIATKLVPGAKPALDAPIVYPYAPNSVIIGFVGAFIGAIIWLVVLGNTVGYVFVPTMIVLFFHGAVAGVFGNSTGGVRGALIGGFLTATVVAWGQYIMVTFFINTTVPDTAMWAADSDMFILGPIVSMLAKLFF; the protein is encoded by the coding sequence ATGGAGATTATTACTTGGATTGCCAATAACTTTTTTGGAACCCCAGCTATACTTTTAGGATTTATCGTGCTTCTCGGGTTACTTTTACAAAAGAAAAACTTAAGCCAAGTTATTAGCGGAACTTTCAAAGCTATTATCGGATTCTTAATTATTAATGCCGGTGCCGCTGTTATTACTGGCTCACTCGGGATTTTTGAACCGATGTGGAAAGAAGTATTTGGACTAGAAACGCCGCCACTTGCAGGGTTTTTAGGACAAGAAGCTTTTAATGCAAAATTTGGTAGTGCCGTTACACTTGCGATGACACTCGGATTTTTAGTCAACGTATTATTAGCTAGATTTACACCATTTAAATACATTTATTTAACTGGTCATATGATGTTTTGGACAACGACGATTTTTGCCGGAATTACAATTCAAGCTGTTGGTGGGGATATCCCGTTTTGGGGGTTAGTACTTTTCTTAGCAGTAATTATGGGACTTTACTGGACATTACAACCAGCGATTACACAACCATTTTTACGTAAAATTACCGGAAATGATAATGTTGCGTTAGGACATACTTCTTCCAGTGTTGCGATTTTATCCGCGTTACTTGGGAAAGTATTCGGTAATAAGAAAAACGATGCAGAAAATATTAATTTGCCGAAGAAATTAGAGTTCTTGCGTGATTCTAACGTTATTACCGCTCTTACAATGGGAATTCTGTTCGTAGTTGGTGCCGTGATTTTGATGGTTAAGAAAACACCAGGAGCAGAAAAACTAATTGCAGAAGCTGGCAACCAAAGCTTTATCGTTTATTCCATCGTACAATCATTTACTTTTGCTGCAGGGATTGCGATTGTACTTGTAGGTGTGCGGATGTTTATTGGTGAGATCGTACCAGCCTTTAATGGGATTGCGACAAAACTTGTTCCAGGAGCTAAACCAGCTCTTGATGCGCCGATTGTTTATCCATATGCACCAAACTCAGTAATTATCGGTTTCGTTGGAGCGTTTATCGGAGCAATTATCTGGTTAGTAGTACTTGGAAATACAGTTGGCTATGTATTCGTGCCAACGATGATCGTGCTTTTCTTCCACGGGGCTGTTGCTGGGGTGTTCGGTAACTCAACTGGTGGTGTCAGAGGTGCATTAATAGGTGGATTCTTAACAGCTACGGTTGTCGCCTGGGGTCAATATATCATGGTAACCTTCTTCATCAATACGACGGTTCCGGATACAGCGATGTGGGCCGCCGATTCTGATATGTTCATTCTTGGACCAATTGTTAGCATGTTAGCGAAATTATTCTTTTAA
- a CDS encoding PTS sugar transporter subunit IIB has protein sequence MKILAVCGLGQGTSLILRMNVETVLREMGVDADVEHIDVSAARSMNVDIIVTSQELAETLGTDTSAKVIIVNNYFDNAEIKNALSAAINN, from the coding sequence ATGAAAATTTTAGCAGTGTGTGGACTTGGTCAAGGTACCAGTTTAATTTTACGAATGAACGTAGAAACGGTTTTACGTGAAATGGGAGTGGACGCGGATGTAGAGCATATTGATGTCTCAGCAGCTCGCTCGATGAATGTGGATATTATTGTGACGAGTCAAGAATTAGCAGAAACACTTGGAACAGACACAAGCGCCAAAGTAATTATTGTCAATAACTACTTTGATAATGCCGAAATAAAAAATGCGTTATCTGCCGCAATAAATAACTAA
- a CDS encoding PTS sugar transporter subunit IIA — MSFLDKELVNLHGSAKKADEAITQAGELLVNAGYVSERYVEKMVESYHENGAYFVIAPQIAIPHVRPTDGVENSAISLVVLKEGVNFGHAANDPVRLVFGLAATSSEAHLKVIQKIVSLLSNNDNIEKMIQAKDYQAIGELMEG, encoded by the coding sequence ATGTCTTTTTTGGATAAAGAGCTTGTAAATCTGCATGGATCAGCAAAAAAAGCTGACGAAGCTATCACGCAAGCAGGAGAATTATTAGTAAATGCAGGTTATGTAAGCGAACGGTACGTAGAAAAAATGGTGGAATCTTATCATGAAAATGGTGCGTACTTTGTCATTGCACCTCAAATAGCCATACCGCATGTAAGACCAACTGATGGTGTAGAAAACTCAGCAATATCTCTAGTCGTATTAAAAGAAGGCGTGAATTTCGGACACGCCGCCAATGATCCCGTACGATTAGTATTTGGACTCGCTGCAACTTCTAGTGAGGCACATTTAAAAGTCATTCAAAAAATCGTTTCCTTGCTTAGTAATAATGATAATATTGAAAAAATGATTCAAGCAAAAGATTACCAAGCAATTGGAGAATTAATGGAGGGATAA